The following proteins come from a genomic window of Hydractinia symbiolongicarpus strain clone_291-10 chromosome 2, HSymV2.1, whole genome shotgun sequence:
- the LOC130629776 gene encoding uncharacterized protein LOC130629776, translating into MVFRTYIACNSFERLFTTEKYALLQATTLYYRKIRFTTEKYILLRSTTRYYTLLQATTLYYREIRFLQRNTLYYRLLHSTTSYYKLLRLLHSTTEKYAILQRNTLYYGEIRSTTLYYKLLHSTTSYYRLLHSATEKYALLQRNTLYYREIRCTTGYYTLLRRNTLYYREIHSTTLYYRLLHSTTSYYRLPHSATEKYALLRLTTGYYTLLQKNTLYYREIHSTTLYYTLLHSTTSYYTLLQRNTLYYREKRSTTEIYALLHSTTSYYTLLQATTLYYRLLHSTTEKYALLQRNTFYYTLLQATTLYYKLQATTGYYTLLQRNTLYYAFLHATTLYYREIRFTTEKYILLHSTTRYYTLTQANTGYYTLLQRNTLYYREICSTTLYYRLLHSTTEKYALVQRNTFYYTLLQATTLYYKLQATTGYYTLLQRNTLYYAFQHATTLYYREVGFTTEKYALLQRNTLYCREIRSTTLYYKEIRSTTACYRK; encoded by the exons ATGGTATTTAGGACATACATTGCTTGTAAT TCCTTTGAACGcctctttactacagagaaatacgctctactacaggctactacactctactacagaaaaatacgctttactacagagaaatacattctactacgctctactacacgctactacactctactacaagctactacactctactacagagaaatacgctttttacagagaaatacgctctactacaggctactacactctactacaagctactacaagctactcaggctactacactctactacagagaaatacgctatattacagagaaatacgctctactacggagaaatacgctctactacactctactacaagctactacactctactacaag ctactacaggctactacactctgctacagagaaatacgctctactacagagaaatacgctctactacagagaaatacgctgtactacaggctactacactctactacggagaaatacgctttactacagagaaatacattctactacgctctactacaggctactacactctactacaagctactacaggctaccacactctgctacagagaaatacgctctactacgccttactacaggctactacactctactacagaaaaatacgctttactacagagaaatacattctactacgctctactacacgctactacactctactacaagctactacactctactacagagaaatacgctatATTACAGAGAAaaacgctctactacagagatatacgctctactacactctactacaagctactacactctactacaagctactacgctctactacaggctactacactctactacagagaaatacgctttactacagagaaatacattctactacactcttctacaggctactacactctactacaagctacaagctactacaggctactatactctgctacagagaaatacgctctactacgcctttctacacgctactacactctactacagagaaatacgctttactacagagaaatacattctactacactctactacaagatACTACACTCTAACACAAGCTaatacaggctactacactctgctacagagaaatacgctctactacagagaaatatgctctactacgctctactacaggctactacactctactacggagaaatacgctttagtacagagaaatacattctactacactcttctacaggctactacactctactacaagctacaagctactacaggctactatactctgctacagagaaatacgctctactacgcctttcaacacgctactacactctactacagagaagtaggctttactacagagaaatacgctctactacagagaaatacgctctactgcagagaaatacgctctactacactctactacaaagaaatacgtTCTACTACGGCTTGCTATAGAAAATAA